The nucleotide sequence CTGGGGGTGGCCCTGGTGGTGATGATGCTGGTGCTGCTGGTACGCCCCCAAGGCCTGTTCCGCAGTCCGGTGGCCTGAGAAAAAGTCTTAAAGATTTGTAAACTAAAAGAGAAGGTTTGGGGCGGCGATATGGGCCTGAAGGAGCGGTTAGAGCGGTGGACAGTGGCGGCCCATGTGGGGGCCATGGTGTTCGGTGTGGCGGGTCTGGTGGGGGTGTTGCCCCATCCGGAGTGGGTGTTGGCCTTGCCGACGGCGGGACAGCGGTTGTTTGCCTGGAGTATGGCGGGGGGGGGAGTGGTCTATATCCTGCTGGGGGCTTTGGCGATGGTAATCTATGGCTGGCGGGTGCTGGGTCCCCGGCTGCTGTTGGGTTTCTTGGTGCCGGCTGTGGTGATTTCCTTGGGCAGTGAGCTGTTGGGGACAAGTACAGGGTTTCCCTTCGGGCGCTACGGCTACCTGGCGGGGCTGGGTTACAAGATTGCCGGACGGGTGCCTTTTACGATTCCCTTGTCCTGGTTCTATATGGGGCTGGTGTGTTTTCTGTTGGCCTATGGGGGCTGTCAACGCCTGCGCTGGCCGGGTTGGCGGTACCTAGGGGCAGTAACCGGTGGTGCGCTTTTGCTGGTGGCTTGGGATTTGGCCCTAGACCCGGCTATGAGTCAAACCCCTGTCCCCTTTTGGCAGTTCCAGGAAGTCGGGGCCTTTTTCGGGATGCCCTATCGCAACCTGCTGGGTTGGCTGGGGACGGGGGTGCTGTTTATGGGCCTGGCGGCGTTGCTCTGGCGGGGCCAACCCCTGGTGTTCAGTCGGCGGGAGTTGACAGTGCCCCTGGTGCTGTACCTGGTGAATTACCTGTTTGGGGCGGTGATCACGGTGGGGCTGCTGGATAGCCGCTATTGGATTCCCATTGGACTCGGCGTGGCACTGGGGGTGGTTCCGGCTCTGGTCTGCTGGTGGCAAGCTGGGCCTGTACTTCCCCCGGCGGTGGTGCTCCCGGACGTGGATAGGGTGTCTTTGGTCAAGTAGGGAGACCCAAGCGCCGTTTGAGGGCCAAGCGGGCCTGTTCCCGGTCGTCAAAGGGTACTTTGGTGGTGCCCAGGATCTGGTAGTCCTCGTGGCCCTTGCCGGCAATCATCACCCCGTCCCCGGGTTGAGCCATCTGGATGGCCTGGTGAATGGCCTCGTCCCGTTGTACCCACACCAGGGGCGTAAAGGGAATGCCCGCCAGGATGTCCTGAATAATCTGCTGGGGGTCTTCGGTGCGGGGGTTGTCAGAGGTCACCACCACCACATCGGCCAGTTCAGCAGCAATTTTCCCCATCTGCGGTCGTTTGCTGCGGTCCCGGTCCCCCCCACAGCCAAACACGCAAATCAATCGCCCCGGCACAAAGGGACGCATGGCCCGCAGGCAGTTTTCCAAACCATCGGGGGTATGGGCATAGTCCACTACCACGCTGATGTCCTGGTTGGGACTGACTTGGATGCGCTCCATCCGCCCCGGCACCCCCGGAAACTGGGGCAAGACCTGCTGAATCTGCTCCAGCGTCACCCCTAGATGTAGGGCTGCTCCCACCGCCGCTAAGGTATTGGCCAGGTTAAAGGCGCCGATCAAGGGGACGGTTAAGGTGGTTTCCCCCGCCGGTGTGGTGACGTGGGCCGTGATCCCCTGGGCGCTGTAGTGCACGTCACGCACCCCGATGTCCGCCGGTTGCCCCGTCACGCTATAGGTCCACAGGGGCCAAGCCAACTGCTGCAAAGCGGCTATCAAGCGTCGGCCATAGCCATCGTCCCGGTTGACAATCGCCCG is from Gloeomargarita sp. SRBZ-1_bins_9 and encodes:
- a CDS encoding carotenoid biosynthesis protein; this translates as MGLKERLERWTVAAHVGAMVFGVAGLVGVLPHPEWVLALPTAGQRLFAWSMAGGGVVYILLGALAMVIYGWRVLGPRLLLGFLVPAVVISLGSELLGTSTGFPFGRYGYLAGLGYKIAGRVPFTIPLSWFYMGLVCFLLAYGGCQRLRWPGWRYLGAVTGGALLLVAWDLALDPAMSQTPVPFWQFQEVGAFFGMPYRNLLGWLGTGVLFMGLAALLWRGQPLVFSRRELTVPLVLYLVNYLFGAVITVGLLDSRYWIPIGLGVALGVVPALVCWWQAGPVLPPAVVLPDVDRVSLVK
- a CDS encoding UDP-N-acetylmuramoyl-L-alanyl-D-glutamate--2,6-diaminopimelate ligase produces the protein MNLGDLLRAIAAYLPPLDGQDPLLQQPVTGITCDSRACRPGMVFVGLPGTRVDGGDFWPEALAKGALVALVSPRADLPPRVIPVERITQACGELAAAFYGYPRQQLQLVGVTGTNGKTTTTHLIEFLLQQTQGSTALLGTLYYRWPGYQQTAGQTTPGAVELQQVLAQAIQAGCRTAVMEVSSHALAQDRVAGCRYDVAIFTNLTQDHLDFHLTMENYFRAKARLFEPDLLRGRAIVNRDDGYGRRLIAALQQLAWPLWTYSVTGQPADIGVRDVHYSAQGITAHVTTPAGETTLTVPLIGAFNLANTLAAVGAALHLGVTLEQIQQVLPQFPGVPGRMERIQVSPNQDISVVVDYAHTPDGLENCLRAMRPFVPGRLICVFGCGGDRDRSKRPQMGKIAAELADVVVVTSDNPRTEDPQQIIQDILAGIPFTPLVWVQRDEAIHQAIQMAQPGDGVMIAGKGHEDYQILGTTKVPFDDREQARLALKRRLGLPT